The following nucleotide sequence is from Pseudonocardia sp. C8.
CGTCGTCGTGCAGCAGCACCCAGGCGTGCGCGGCCGTGCCGGCGGTGGGGATCCCGTACCGCTGCTCGGCCGCCAGGTTGGAGGTCGTCGCGAACCCGGCCAGGTACGCCGCCCTGGCCGAGGCCACGGCCGCCTCCTCGTGGGTGCGCCGCGAGCCCATCTCGATCAGCGGGCGGCCCGCAGCGGCACCGACCATCCGGGCCGCGGCCGAGGCGATCGCGCAGTCGTGGTTGTAGATCGACAGCGCCAGCGTCTCCAGGACGACGGCGTCGGCGAAGGTCCCGGTGACGGTCAGGATCGGGGAGCCGGGGAAGTACAGCTCACCCTCGGGATAGCCGTCGATGTCCCCGGTGAAGCGGTAGTCGCGCAACCACTCCAGGGTGTCGGCGTCGACGAACGGTGCGAGCAGCTCCAGCTCGGCCGGGCCGAACCGGAACCGCGCCAGCGCGTCCAGCAGCCGCCCGGTCCCGGCGACGACGCCATAGCGGCGGCCGTCGGGGAGCCGCCGGGCGAACAGCTCGAACACGCAGCGGCGGTCGGCGGCGCCGTCGGCCAGCGCGGCGGCCACCATCGTGAGCTCGTAGCGGTCGGTCAGGAGGGCGGTCGACCCCCCCGGGACGGAACCGGTCATGAGTGGAGCCTAAGCCCGGCTGTGCCACCATGGGGTGCATGTCCGCGCCGTCCCCGTCGCACACCGAGAAGGTCTCGCCGGACCTCGACGAGGCCACCAGTCCCGACACGCCGTGGCAGGCGATCGTGTGGAACGACCCGGTCAACCTGATGTCGTACGTCACGTACGTGCTGCAGAAGATCTTCCA
It contains:
- the clpS gene encoding ATP-dependent Clp protease adapter ClpS; protein product: MSAPSPSHTEKVSPDLDEATSPDTPWQAIVWNDPVNLMSYVTYVLQKIFHYPEPKATALMLDVHHKGKAAVSSGDKETVEGHVSQLHAAGLWATMQRT